Proteins from one Natrinema salinisoli genomic window:
- a CDS encoding MutS-related protein: MDLESIPGVGEKTARALAELDDPERALRTGDVEAIAAAPGITQGRAARIARGAIRLEHDDPGGFLATDRAREVYRAVLELLEERTVTDYAARRLETLYPSPKRSRIEEVQAFAADALEREPDPDVLDALEGLEPLREPGDVQVRERCLATTDAERYSEAREAIPELSVEVVEDAQGLAELARGYSTVIALDESFAGVTLEGDVQVRPDALENPSDVVPERSLAFFARNRDRLQAAIEVHRTAGLEAPCDLTALEDGLSRLEEDGTVAGDDELDRLTTAVDDLDAAAGAAESVANDHLRQAIREQDVTIEGSDLLSLVERGAGVDSLLSRELADEYAAAVDASRDHLVDALDLDQGEAEIARRAFSDEPTFPVERDEDVVSRLREELTAAKERRAGRLKRELAADLADQREGARQLVRDALELDVELAIARFAREYDCVMPEFVTDDAADDVGFAIEGGRSPLLDEPLEAIDPVDYEVSGVALLSGVNSGGKTSTLDLVASVVILAHMGLPVPAERVRLRRFDDLHYHAKTQGTLDAGAFESTVREFADLAEGGEGSLVLVDELESITEPGASAKIIAGILEALSENGATAVFVSHLADEIREMAEFDVTVDGIEAVGLVDGELEVNRSPVKDHLARSTPELIVEKLADEARDEAVAANGGAPSGDEGDSDPVFYDRLLEKFE; the protein is encoded by the coding sequence ATGGACCTCGAGTCGATTCCGGGCGTCGGTGAAAAGACGGCCCGAGCGCTAGCCGAGCTCGACGATCCCGAGCGCGCGCTGCGGACGGGTGACGTGGAAGCGATCGCGGCCGCGCCGGGGATCACCCAGGGGCGGGCCGCCCGCATCGCGCGCGGCGCGATCCGGCTCGAGCACGACGATCCCGGCGGGTTTCTGGCGACCGACCGCGCACGGGAAGTCTACCGCGCGGTCCTCGAGCTGCTCGAGGAGCGCACGGTCACCGACTACGCGGCCCGGCGACTCGAAACGCTCTATCCGAGTCCAAAACGGTCCCGCATCGAAGAGGTACAGGCGTTCGCGGCCGATGCGCTCGAGCGCGAGCCCGACCCCGACGTGCTCGACGCGCTCGAGGGACTGGAACCCCTCCGGGAACCCGGTGACGTGCAGGTCCGCGAGCGGTGTCTGGCGACGACGGACGCCGAGCGCTACTCCGAGGCGCGCGAAGCGATTCCGGAACTCTCCGTCGAGGTCGTCGAAGACGCACAGGGGCTGGCCGAACTCGCCCGGGGGTACTCGACCGTCATCGCCCTCGACGAGTCGTTCGCCGGCGTGACACTCGAGGGCGACGTGCAGGTCCGACCCGACGCCCTCGAAAATCCGTCGGACGTCGTTCCCGAGCGCTCGCTGGCGTTTTTCGCTCGCAATCGAGATCGATTACAGGCCGCCATCGAGGTCCACCGGACCGCCGGTCTCGAGGCGCCCTGCGACCTCACGGCGCTCGAGGACGGCCTCTCGCGGCTCGAGGAGGACGGCACGGTCGCGGGCGACGACGAACTCGACCGGCTGACGACGGCGGTCGACGACCTCGACGCGGCGGCGGGCGCGGCCGAGAGCGTCGCTAACGATCACCTGCGCCAGGCGATCCGCGAGCAGGACGTGACGATCGAGGGCTCGGACCTGCTCTCCCTGGTCGAGCGCGGGGCCGGCGTCGACTCGCTGCTGTCCCGCGAACTCGCGGACGAGTACGCTGCGGCCGTCGACGCGTCCCGCGATCACCTCGTCGACGCGCTCGATCTCGATCAGGGGGAGGCGGAGATCGCTCGCCGGGCGTTCAGCGACGAGCCGACGTTCCCGGTCGAGCGCGACGAGGACGTCGTCAGCCGACTGCGCGAGGAACTCACGGCGGCCAAGGAGCGCCGCGCGGGCCGGCTCAAACGCGAACTCGCCGCGGACCTCGCGGATCAGCGCGAGGGGGCCCGCCAGCTCGTTCGGGACGCCCTCGAGCTCGATGTCGAACTCGCGATCGCCCGGTTCGCTCGGGAGTACGACTGCGTGATGCCGGAATTTGTCACTGACGACGCCGCGGACGACGTCGGGTTCGCGATCGAGGGCGGTCGGTCTCCCCTGCTGGACGAACCGCTCGAAGCGATCGACCCCGTCGATTACGAAGTCTCGGGCGTCGCCCTCCTCTCGGGGGTCAACAGCGGCGGGAAGACCTCCACGCTGGATCTGGTCGCGAGCGTGGTGATTCTGGCCCACATGGGACTGCCCGTCCCCGCCGAGCGCGTTCGCCTGCGGCGATTCGACGATCTCCACTACCACGCCAAGACGCAGGGCACGCTGGACGCGGGCGCCTTCGAGTCCACCGTCCGGGAGTTCGCCGATCTCGCCGAGGGCGGGGAGGGCTCGCTGGTGCTGGTCGACGAACTCGAGAGCATCACCGAGCCCGGCGCGTCGGCGAAGATCATCGCCGGCATCCTCGAAGCGCTCTCCGAGAACGGCGCGACGGCGGTGTTCGTCTCGCATCTGGCCGACGAGATCCGCGAGATGGCCGAGTTCGACGTGACAGTGGACGGGATCGAAGCCGTCGGCCTCGTCGACGGGGAACTCGAGGTGAACCGCTCGCCGGTCAAAGACCACCTGGCGCGGTCGACGCCGGAGCTGATCGTCGAGAAACTGGCCGACGAGGCCCGGGACGAGGCGGTCGCGGCCAACGGCGGCGCGCCGAGCGGGGACGAGGGCGATTCGGACCCGGTCTTCTACGATCGGCTGCTCGAGAAGTTCGAGTGA
- a CDS encoding SagB/ThcOx family dehydrogenase translates to MPIGALDYHDRTKHSPRTVREAGYGLDFDNKPRPYKEYVDRPKRPLADRIRPPQQPALAAIAESTPDGTPTRDRHPDRETVTNLCYYAAGITKRITKRGRSLLFRAAATTGALYHVDLYVVCGDLEGPGGSGTPRTDLEAGVYHFDPRTLSLDVLREGDYRGVLASASADEGVADAPLSFVATSTWWRNAWKYGDRTFRHAFWDSGTTLANLLAVAHALDYRAEIVTGFADRPVADLLGLEPEREAPLELVPIGTGDSVPESDRDDLEAIDHATEPLSPTEKSFPTIHEAWSAGTLESGAMAKSWRSERPAAPIGTREHGDGDRIALEPVDDETASSRPIHETIRRRGSCREYDRDSISFRKLSTVLDRAVRGVPMDIRRQRDPPLSFVDPYLVVTAVEGLEAGTYRYHPAAGELERLRAGEFRSEAGHLAIDQRLAADAAACIYFLTDLEDIVDALGDRGYRVAQLEASLTAGRLYLGTYAHRDLGGTGLTFYDDAVSDFFAPRAAGQTPIFLYTIGRPA, encoded by the coding sequence ATGCCGATCGGCGCGCTCGACTATCACGACCGGACGAAGCACTCGCCCAGAACCGTCCGCGAAGCCGGATACGGGCTCGATTTCGACAACAAGCCGCGGCCGTACAAGGAGTACGTGGACCGCCCAAAACGACCGCTAGCCGATCGGATTCGGCCGCCTCAGCAACCTGCGCTGGCGGCGATCGCAGAGTCGACACCCGACGGGACCCCGACCCGGGATCGGCACCCCGATCGCGAGACCGTCACGAATCTGTGTTACTACGCCGCGGGTATCACGAAGCGAATAACCAAGCGCGGGCGCTCGCTGCTGTTTCGCGCCGCGGCGACGACCGGCGCGCTCTACCACGTCGATCTGTACGTCGTCTGCGGCGATCTCGAGGGACCCGGCGGTTCGGGTACTCCGAGGACCGATCTCGAGGCCGGCGTCTACCACTTCGATCCCCGGACGCTGTCGCTCGACGTACTCCGAGAGGGAGACTACCGCGGCGTGCTCGCGAGTGCGAGCGCAGACGAGGGTGTCGCCGACGCGCCACTTTCGTTCGTCGCGACTTCGACGTGGTGGCGCAACGCCTGGAAGTACGGCGACCGGACGTTTCGCCACGCGTTCTGGGACTCCGGCACGACCCTCGCGAACCTGCTCGCGGTCGCCCACGCGCTCGACTACCGCGCCGAGATCGTCACCGGCTTCGCGGACCGACCCGTCGCCGACCTGCTCGGACTCGAGCCCGAACGCGAAGCGCCGCTGGAACTGGTCCCAATCGGAACGGGCGACAGTGTTCCCGAGTCCGACCGTGACGATCTCGAGGCGATCGACCACGCCACCGAACCTCTTTCACCGACCGAAAAGTCGTTCCCGACGATCCACGAGGCGTGGTCGGCCGGTACCCTCGAGAGCGGTGCGATGGCGAAATCCTGGCGGTCCGAACGACCCGCGGCACCGATCGGGACTCGCGAACACGGTGACGGGGACCGGATCGCACTCGAGCCGGTCGATGACGAGACGGCCTCGAGCCGGCCGATCCACGAGACGATCCGTCGCCGCGGCTCCTGTCGCGAGTACGATCGTGACTCGATCAGCTTCCGGAAGCTCTCGACCGTACTCGACCGCGCCGTTCGGGGTGTTCCGATGGATATCCGACGACAGAGGGACCCGCCGCTGTCGTTCGTCGACCCCTATCTCGTCGTCACCGCCGTCGAGGGTCTCGAGGCCGGCACGTATCGGTATCACCCGGCGGCGGGCGAGCTCGAGCGGCTCCGGGCTGGCGAGTTCCGTAGCGAAGCGGGCCACCTCGCAATCGATCAGCGGCTGGCCGCCGACGCCGCTGCCTGTATTTACTTCCTGACCGACCTCGAGGATATCGTCGACGCGCTCGGAGACCGTGGGTATCGGGTAGCGCAACTCGAGGCGTCGCTGACGGCCGGCCGGCTGTATCTGGGAACCTACGCCCACCGTGATCTCGGCGGGACCGGACTGACGTTCTACGACGACGCCGTCTCCGACTTCTTCGCGCCGCGTGCCGCGGGACAAACCCCGATTTTCCTGTATACGATCGGGCGGCCGGCCTGA
- a CDS encoding putative manganese transporter, with the protein MNELLEVFLVSLRDGYVQVSAFVAVTVLAFGLLQYWTGGAVLSAVEDNERLQVLFGGLLGLTPGCGGAIVVMPLYVRGTVSFGTVVATLGATAGDSAFVILALAPEAALYAYAIAFVASVATGYLVDEVGLGVSRVDAAVAQLSPAATPDGGTVVNSSVGPNPAHDYGGPAPTHAHETGPDRHSRVLTPFSHFAHVLWWVTAVSGLVFGTLYLLRGAPEVALVADFGFDGFFTVTGIVGALLSLYLYAVGRHYVGEGEIARARDSFGSIYDTLTHAAMETSFVTVWVLAAFLAYEYFVLFSGANVATLAATAGVLAPIGGAVVGLIPGCGPQILLASVYAEGGLPFSALSANAIAQDGDALFPLLAVDAKAAIVATIYNFLPAVVVGVALHFLWGPVFGMAEFGFGVL; encoded by the coding sequence GTGAACGAACTCCTGGAGGTCTTCCTCGTATCGCTTCGTGACGGCTACGTCCAGGTGAGCGCGTTCGTCGCGGTGACGGTACTGGCGTTCGGATTGCTTCAGTACTGGACCGGCGGGGCCGTACTCAGCGCGGTCGAGGACAACGAGCGACTACAGGTGCTGTTCGGCGGGCTGCTGGGACTGACACCCGGCTGTGGCGGTGCGATCGTCGTGATGCCGCTGTACGTCCGCGGAACCGTCAGTTTCGGAACCGTGGTCGCGACGCTCGGCGCGACCGCGGGCGATTCGGCGTTCGTCATCCTCGCACTCGCACCGGAGGCCGCGCTGTACGCCTACGCCATCGCGTTCGTCGCGTCCGTCGCGACCGGCTACCTCGTCGACGAGGTCGGACTGGGAGTCTCCCGCGTCGACGCCGCCGTCGCACAGCTCTCGCCCGCCGCGACGCCCGACGGCGGGACGGTCGTCAACAGTAGCGTCGGCCCGAACCCCGCCCACGACTACGGCGGCCCGGCCCCGACGCACGCACACGAAACTGGCCCCGATCGGCACTCTCGAGTGCTCACCCCGTTCTCCCATTTCGCACACGTCCTGTGGTGGGTCACCGCCGTCTCGGGGCTCGTCTTCGGGACGCTCTACCTGCTCCGTGGCGCCCCCGAGGTCGCGCTCGTCGCCGACTTCGGCTTCGATGGCTTCTTTACCGTCACCGGCATCGTCGGGGCGCTCCTGTCGCTGTACCTATACGCGGTCGGCCGTCACTACGTCGGCGAGGGAGAGATCGCACGCGCTCGAGACTCCTTCGGATCGATCTACGACACGCTCACCCACGCGGCGATGGAGACCAGTTTCGTCACCGTCTGGGTGCTCGCGGCCTTCCTGGCCTACGAGTACTTCGTCCTCTTCAGCGGCGCGAACGTCGCGACGCTCGCGGCAACGGCTGGGGTCCTCGCCCCGATCGGCGGCGCGGTCGTCGGGCTGATCCCCGGCTGTGGCCCCCAGATCCTGCTGGCGAGCGTCTACGCCGAGGGCGGGCTGCCCTTTTCGGCGCTGTCGGCCAACGCGATCGCCCAGGACGGCGACGCCCTGTTCCCGCTGCTGGCCGTCGACGCCAAGGCCGCGATCGTCGCCACGATCTACAACTTCCTGCCCGCCGTCGTCGTCGGCGTCGCGCTCCACTTCCTGTGGGGTCCCGTCTTCGGGATGGCGGAGTTCGGGTTCGGCGTGCTGTGA
- the nrfD gene encoding NrfD/PsrC family molybdoenzyme membrane anchor subunit, translating to MATKTPSEGDILRPIGSVSTTYFVLVGIAGLAFVAFLIGWAYQLEEGLIVTALGDWGSGGGVTWGVYIGAFIWWVGIAHGGIILSAAVRLLGMDRYMPVARLAELLTIAGLSAAGFYIIVHLGRPDRMVTSVIGHYHITVHASPLVWDVTVITAYFVLTATYLALTLRYDVSRLRDQLPDRLDPIYALVTMGYTEREDAVVQRMVWWLALAIIIMAPLLLHGGVIPWLFAVIPTMPTWFGGVQGPQFLTIALTSAISGVIILAYSFRHAYDWDHIFTDDIFRGLLLWLGFFCLLFLWLQLQQNITGLFQAPVDLTIAARARATNPIYLTSMSLVFLTLVYIFAQSIRPTLFTKERAVVSGLAVLTATIMEKVLFVVEGFLHPTFDIYEAVPGVYVPSLIEIASILGTIGMVSLIFLTVAKIFPVVELHAIEHLRDEHEHERERERE from the coding sequence ATGGCGACGAAAACGCCGAGCGAGGGCGACATCTTGCGGCCGATCGGAAGCGTCTCGACAACGTACTTCGTACTGGTCGGCATTGCGGGGCTGGCGTTCGTCGCCTTCCTGATCGGGTGGGCGTACCAGTTAGAGGAGGGACTGATCGTCACCGCACTCGGTGACTGGGGGAGCGGCGGCGGCGTCACGTGGGGGGTCTACATCGGCGCGTTCATCTGGTGGGTCGGCATCGCTCACGGCGGCATCATCCTCTCGGCCGCGGTCAGGCTCCTCGGGATGGACCGGTACATGCCCGTCGCGCGACTCGCCGAGTTGCTGACCATCGCCGGGCTCTCCGCGGCCGGTTTTTACATCATCGTCCACCTCGGCCGCCCCGACCGGATGGTCACGAGCGTCATCGGTCACTACCACATCACGGTCCACGCCTCGCCGCTCGTGTGGGACGTAACCGTCATCACGGCCTACTTCGTGTTGACGGCGACCTACCTCGCGCTGACCTTGCGTTACGACGTCAGTCGCCTCCGCGATCAGCTGCCGGACCGGCTCGATCCGATTTACGCGCTCGTGACGATGGGCTACACCGAGCGGGAAGACGCGGTCGTCCAGCGCATGGTCTGGTGGCTCGCGCTCGCGATCATCATCATGGCCCCGCTCTTGCTCCACGGCGGCGTCATTCCGTGGCTGTTCGCCGTGATCCCGACGATGCCGACCTGGTTCGGCGGCGTCCAGGGACCGCAGTTCCTCACCATCGCCCTCACCTCCGCTATCAGCGGCGTGATCATCCTCGCCTATTCGTTCCGCCACGCCTACGACTGGGATCACATCTTCACCGACGATATCTTCCGCGGATTGCTCCTCTGGCTCGGCTTCTTCTGTCTCCTCTTCCTTTGGCTGCAGCTCCAACAGAACATCACCGGCCTGTTCCAAGCACCGGTCGATCTGACCATCGCTGCGCGCGCCAGAGCCACGAATCCGATCTACCTCACCTCGATGTCGCTCGTCTTCCTGACCCTGGTCTACATCTTCGCCCAGTCGATCCGACCGACCCTGTTCACCAAGGAACGGGCCGTCGTCTCCGGCCTCGCCGTCCTCACCGCGACGATCATGGAGAAAGTGCTGTTCGTCGTCGAAGGGTTCCTCCACCCGACGTTCGATATCTACGAGGCCGTTCCGGGGGTCTACGTTCCGAGCCTGATCGAGATCGCGTCGATCCTCGGGACGATCGGCATGGTCTCGCTGATCTTCCTCACCGTCGCCAAGATCTTCCCCGTCGTCGAACTCCACGCGATCGAGCACCTCCGAGACGAGCACGAACACGAACGCGAACGCGAACGCGAGTAG
- a CDS encoding ORC1-type DNA replication protein, with the protein MGDDPDEGMLSWDESVFRDEHVFEIDYVPETFKHREGQTQSLTYALRPAVRGSRPLNVVVRGPPGTGKTTAIQKLFDEVGAQTSEVRTIRVNCQVNATRYSVFSRLFEGTFDYEPPSSGISFKKLFGQIAEKLVEEDKVLVVALDDINYLFYENEASDTLYSLLRAHEEYPGAKIGVVVVSSDPALDVIDELDSRVQSVFRPEDVYFPVYDQPEIVDILEERVTRGFHEGVIGRETLEYVAELTAESGDLRVGIDLLRRAGLNAEMRASRTVERQDVEDAYEKSKYINLSRSLSGLTDTERALLEVIAEHDGEQAGEVYEGFHERTDLGYTRYSEIVNKLDQLGLIDADYAEVDGRGRSRSLSLSYEKEAVLDRLE; encoded by the coding sequence ATGGGAGACGACCCCGACGAGGGGATGTTGTCGTGGGACGAATCCGTCTTTAGAGACGAGCACGTCTTCGAAATCGACTACGTTCCCGAGACGTTCAAGCACCGCGAGGGCCAGACCCAGAGCCTGACGTACGCGCTACGCCCGGCGGTGCGGGGGTCGCGACCGCTGAACGTCGTGGTTCGAGGGCCGCCGGGCACCGGAAAGACGACGGCGATCCAGAAGCTGTTCGACGAGGTCGGTGCCCAGACGAGCGAGGTCCGGACGATTCGAGTCAACTGTCAGGTCAACGCGACCCGGTACTCGGTGTTCTCGCGCCTCTTCGAGGGGACGTTCGACTACGAGCCACCCTCCTCGGGCATCTCGTTCAAGAAGCTGTTCGGCCAGATCGCCGAGAAACTCGTCGAGGAGGACAAGGTCCTCGTCGTCGCGCTCGACGATATCAACTACCTCTTCTACGAGAACGAGGCCTCGGACACGCTCTACTCGCTCCTGCGGGCCCACGAGGAGTACCCCGGCGCGAAGATCGGCGTCGTCGTCGTCTCCTCGGACCCGGCACTGGACGTGATCGACGAACTCGACTCGAGAGTCCAGAGCGTCTTCCGCCCGGAGGACGTCTACTTCCCGGTCTACGACCAACCCGAGATCGTCGACATCCTCGAGGAACGGGTCACACGCGGCTTCCACGAGGGCGTGATCGGTCGGGAGACGCTCGAGTACGTCGCCGAACTCACCGCCGAGAGCGGCGACCTCCGGGTCGGGATCGACCTGTTGCGCCGGGCGGGACTCAACGCCGAGATGCGGGCCAGCCGAACCGTCGAGCGCCAGGACGTCGAGGACGCCTACGAGAAGTCCAAGTACATCAACCTCTCGCGGTCGCTCTCGGGGCTGACCGACACCGAGCGGGCGCTGCTCGAGGTGATCGCCGAACACGACGGCGAGCAGGCCGGCGAGGTCTACGAGGGCTTCCACGAGCGGACCGACCTCGGCTACACGCGCTATTCCGAGATCGTCAACAAACTCGACCAGCTCGGACTGATCGACGCCGATTACGCGGAGGTCGACGGCCGAGGCCGCTCGCGGTCGCTCTCGCTGTCCTACGAGAAAGAGGCGGTGTTGGATCGGCTCGAGTAG
- a CDS encoding GNAT family N-acetyltransferase, whose amino-acid sequence MEIRPAALDDRDRIRSVARETWHETYDELEPETIDETIDEWYGDEALETALSKPGTAFLVAEADGDVVGFTHGVVTEDEGDVLRMSVHPDHQGEGIGTALYERLRADLQDFNMERMRAIDLASNDGGREFYEEHGFEPTGEDDVEIGGEKRREVVYTLEL is encoded by the coding sequence ATGGAGATCAGACCGGCTGCCCTCGACGACCGCGACCGGATCAGGAGCGTCGCCCGAGAGACCTGGCACGAAACGTACGACGAACTCGAGCCCGAAACCATCGACGAGACGATCGACGAGTGGTACGGCGACGAGGCGCTCGAGACGGCGCTCTCGAAGCCCGGAACGGCTTTTCTCGTCGCGGAGGCGGACGGCGACGTCGTCGGCTTCACGCACGGCGTCGTCACGGAGGACGAAGGCGACGTCCTTCGCATGTCCGTCCATCCGGACCATCAGGGGGAGGGGATCGGGACGGCACTGTACGAACGTCTCCGGGCGGACCTGCAGGACTTCAACATGGAGCGGATGCGAGCGATCGATCTCGCCTCGAACGACGGCGGCCGGGAGTTCTACGAGGAACACGGGTTCGAACCGACCGGCGAGGACGACGTCGAAATCGGCGGCGAAAAGCGACGAGAAGTGGTCTACACGCTCGAACTGTAA
- the uvrB gene encoding excinuclease ABC subunit UvrB yields MSDAQGPLQPDRPDVDRPFRVDAPFEPAGDQPEAIEQLVDGFQSGMDKQTLLGVTGSGKTNTVSWVVEEIQKPTLVIAHNKTLAAQLYEEFRNLFPDNAVEYFVSYYDYYQPEAYVEQSDTYIDKDASVNDEIDRLRHSATRSLLTREDVIVVASVSAIYGLGDPRNYIDMSLRLEVGEEIGRDELLAQLVDLNYERNDVDFTQGTFRVRGDTVEIYPMYGRYAVRVELWGDEIDRMVKVDPLEGKTQGDQQAVLVHPAEHYSIPENTLENAMDEIRDDLDSRISYFERQGDMIAAQRIEERTTFDLEMMQETGYCSGIENYSVYLSDRESGEAPYTLLDYFPDDFLTVVDESHVTLPQIRGQYAGDKSRKDSLVENGFRLPTAYDNRPLTFEEFEDKTDQTLYVSATPSDYEREESGQIVEQIVRPTHLVDPAIEVSDATGQVDDLMDRIDERIEREERTLVTTLTKRMAEDLTEYLEEAGVDVAYMHDETDTLERHEIIRSLRLGEIDVLVGINLLREGLDIPEVSLVAILDADQEGFLRSETTLVQTMGRAARNVNGEVVLYADEPSNAMESAIEETQRRREIQQEYNEEHGLEPTTIQKEIGETNLPGSKTDTSEVSGRELEDEDDAARYIDELEEQMQEAANNLEFELAADIRDRIRKVREEFELEGSDEGIAPPTEEF; encoded by the coding sequence ATGAGTGACGCGCAAGGTCCCCTGCAGCCGGACCGACCGGACGTCGACCGTCCGTTTCGGGTCGACGCCCCCTTCGAACCCGCGGGCGACCAGCCCGAGGCGATCGAACAGTTAGTCGACGGCTTCCAGTCGGGAATGGACAAACAGACCCTGCTCGGCGTGACGGGGTCGGGCAAGACCAACACCGTCTCGTGGGTCGTCGAGGAGATCCAGAAGCCGACGCTGGTCATCGCCCACAACAAGACGCTGGCGGCCCAGCTCTACGAGGAGTTCCGGAACCTCTTCCCGGACAACGCCGTCGAGTACTTCGTCTCCTACTACGACTACTACCAGCCCGAGGCCTACGTCGAACAGAGCGACACCTACATCGACAAGGACGCCTCGGTCAACGACGAGATCGATCGCTTGCGCCACTCCGCCACGCGGTCGCTGCTGACCCGCGAGGACGTCATCGTCGTCGCGAGCGTCTCCGCGATCTACGGCCTCGGCGACCCGCGCAACTACATCGACATGTCCCTGCGCCTCGAGGTCGGCGAGGAGATCGGCCGCGACGAACTGCTCGCGCAACTCGTCGACCTGAACTACGAGCGCAACGACGTCGACTTCACGCAGGGTACCTTCCGCGTTCGCGGCGATACCGTCGAGATCTACCCGATGTACGGCCGCTACGCAGTCCGCGTCGAACTCTGGGGCGACGAGATCGACCGTATGGTCAAGGTCGACCCGCTCGAGGGCAAAACCCAGGGCGACCAGCAGGCGGTACTCGTCCACCCTGCAGAGCACTACTCCATTCCGGAGAACACGCTCGAGAACGCGATGGACGAGATCCGCGACGATCTCGACTCCCGAATTTCGTACTTCGAGCGGCAGGGCGACATGATCGCCGCCCAGCGCATCGAGGAGCGCACGACGTTCGACCTCGAGATGATGCAGGAGACGGGCTACTGTTCGGGGATCGAGAACTACTCGGTCTACCTCTCGGACCGCGAGTCGGGCGAAGCGCCGTACACCCTCCTCGACTACTTCCCGGACGACTTCCTCACCGTGGTCGACGAATCCCACGTCACGTTGCCCCAGATCCGCGGGCAGTACGCCGGCGACAAGTCCCGGAAGGACTCGCTGGTCGAGAACGGGTTCCGACTGCCGACCGCCTACGACAACCGACCGCTCACCTTCGAGGAGTTCGAGGACAAAACCGACCAGACGCTGTACGTCAGCGCCACGCCGAGCGACTACGAGCGCGAGGAGAGCGGCCAGATCGTCGAACAGATCGTTCGACCGACCCACCTCGTCGACCCGGCGATCGAGGTCTCCGACGCCACGGGCCAGGTCGACGACCTGATGGACCGCATCGACGAGCGGATCGAGCGCGAGGAGCGTACCCTCGTCACCACGCTCACCAAGCGCATGGCCGAGGACCTCACCGAGTACCTCGAGGAGGCCGGCGTCGACGTCGCCTACATGCACGACGAGACGGACACCCTCGAGCGCCACGAGATTATCCGCTCGCTCCGGCTGGGCGAGATCGACGTTCTCGTCGGCATCAACCTCCTGCGGGAGGGCCTGGACATCCCCGAGGTCTCGCTGGTGGCGATTCTGGATGCGGACCAGGAGGGGTTCCTCCGATCGGAGACGACGCTCGTCCAGACCATGGGCCGAGCGGCCCGGAACGTCAACGGCGAGGTCGTCCTCTACGCCGACGAGCCCTCGAACGCCATGGAGTCCGCCATCGAGGAAACCCAGCGCCGCCGCGAGATCCAACAGGAGTACAACGAGGAACACGGCCTCGAGCCCACGACGATCCAGAAGGAGATCGGCGAGACGAACCTGCCGGGGAGCAAGACCGACACCAGCGAGGTTTCCGGCCGGGAGCTCGAGGACGAAGACGACGCCGCCCGCTACATCGACGAACTCGAGGAGCAGATGCAGGAAGCCGCGAACAACCTCGAGTTCGAGCTCGCGGCCGACATTCGCGATCGGATCCGGAAGGTACGAGAGGAGTTCGAACTCGAGGGCAGCGACGAGGGGATCGCGCCGCCGACCGAGGAGTTCTGA
- a CDS encoding DUF7553 family protein, with amino-acid sequence MTEQLQQARDDLEEAAKSADSDDVREDIRETTDAFADYVTSDTQPDHAILDQRLNTLRQVRERADGTTKDKVESAIETTEDYRETLEQA; translated from the coding sequence ATGACGGAGCAACTCCAGCAGGCCCGAGACGACCTCGAGGAGGCGGCGAAGTCGGCCGACAGCGACGACGTTCGCGAGGATATCCGCGAGACGACGGACGCCTTCGCCGACTACGTGACGAGCGATACGCAACCGGATCACGCCATCCTCGACCAGCGGCTCAACACGCTCCGGCAGGTCCGCGAGCGGGCCGACGGCACCACGAAAGACAAGGTCGAGTCGGCCATCGAGACAACCGAGGACTACCGCGAGACCCTCGAGCAGGCCTGA